CTGCTTTGGCTTCAGATGATGCAGATAAAACTTCAAAAGCTGCTACAGAATTTATTAAAACGGCTTCTGCCATTGACTATAAGTTAGTTTCTGAAGGAAATCTTAATATTCTTAGAAAAGATGCTTCTGTCATTTCAGAAGCAAGAAATGTTGCTGCTCAAAGAGAGACCTTCTTTAACCTTTCAGATAATATGATTGCTCTTACCAAAGAGTTTAAGCTATCCGAAAAACCGGTTTATGTACAATATTGCCCAATGGCTGATGGTAGTTGGTTAAGTGATGAAAAACAGATCATGAATCCATACTACGGAAAATCTATGCTTTCATGCGGAAGTGTAAAGTCAGAAATTAAATAAATATTGTATTAATATTTAAAACAATAAGTTGTGGGGTTTAGGTAATTCTTAACTTTAAGTCCTGCAACTTCTAAAAAGTTCGGAATATTATGAAAAAACTAATAATGTTTCTGGTGCTTTTGTTCTCTGTTTTTACGTTCGCACAAACCACAAAGACATCCTATACCTGTCCTATGCATCCCGAAGTAGTCTCTTCAAAACCTGGAGACTGCCCGAAGTGTAAAATGACGTTGGTAAAGAAAACGATGGTAATACAGCCCAAAGTTGTGACAAAGCCAGTAGTGAAATCTGTGCCTAAAGTAGAAACGAAAGCAAAACCAGAAGAAGTAAAAGTTAATCAATCCCAAGTTTCATCTTCATTAAAGTCTATATCTCAAACCATTTATGCTTGTCCAATGCATCCTGAAGTGATTTCGGATAAGCCGGGAAAGTGTCCTAAATGCGGTATGGAACTGGAAAGGAAAGAAGACCATCAAC
This Chryseobacterium sp. G0162 DNA region includes the following protein-coding sequences:
- a CDS encoding DUF3347 domain-containing protein, whose amino-acid sequence is MKKYIITAALSLFSIISLSAQSKKDAQVSKLYQNYIAIKSALASDDADKTSKAATEFIKTASAIDYKLVSEGNLNILRKDASVISEARNVAAQRETFFNLSDNMIALTKEFKLSEKPVYVQYCPMADGSWLSDEKQIMNPYYGKSMLSCGSVKSEIK